From one Vibrio neonatus genomic stretch:
- a CDS encoding fatty acid cis/trans isomerase, with protein sequence MKKYALIAFIIAFTGCGTFVGLNFEALFGPEKVQDRTISHDFSQAQYFIDEVQPILDKRCVVCHACYDAPCQLKLTSAEGIDRGATTAMVYQGARLTATTPTRLYEDAFSTQEWRNHGFYPVLNERLQRADANIEAGVMAQLLIQKEEFPLPQDVILDDDDFDFSLDRAFVCPTSDSIQAYKEEYPLAGMPYGMPALANDEQQTLLAWLRQGASMSEPVPLTKAQLEDVAKWETYFNQDSLKRQITSRYIYEHLFLSHIYFSEHEQTRFFSLVRSATPPGEPVKRIATRRPYGDPQVARVYYRLIAERETIVDKTHMPYALNQERMQKWLTWFDKADYTIKKLPSYDIEVASNPILAFADIPVDSRYNFLLDEAQNTIMAFIKGPVCRGQLALNVINDHFWVFFTNPGRMDNKVATDFLRSQAENMALPGQLDSNTTPLFNWVKFSKSQSIYLTEKMNFMNDHFKNGEHLDIDVIWNGDGANPNAALTIFRHFDSATVAKGLVGNQPKTAWVIDYSLLERIHYLLVAGFDIYGNFGHQLITRMYMDLLRIEGETNFIALLPKESRHDILSSWYEGQSIEFTDYLTRNAKPFDQESGIEYRTNDPKTELLTLLTEHVSAILEPRYEIANTPLKRESELLLQQINSLVGGGIENFPQLMTINIEADNGQQHVFTLVHSNAHTNISSLFAEEDNRKPEEDTLTLVNGILGSYPAAFLTLQEREIPELLKRIREVDDDDNYEELLDRFAIRRTDLRFWPFSDKIHEWYAKDQPIENGLLDYNRFENR encoded by the coding sequence ATGAAAAAGTACGCACTGATTGCCTTCATCATCGCCTTTACTGGCTGTGGTACCTTCGTAGGATTAAATTTTGAAGCGCTGTTTGGCCCCGAAAAAGTTCAAGATAGAACCATCTCACATGACTTCTCACAAGCTCAGTATTTTATCGATGAGGTGCAGCCTATTCTCGATAAACGCTGCGTTGTCTGCCACGCCTGTTATGACGCTCCCTGCCAACTCAAGCTAACCTCTGCAGAAGGCATAGACAGAGGGGCAACCACAGCAATGGTGTATCAAGGTGCTCGCTTGACCGCCACCACTCCAACTCGATTATATGAAGATGCATTTTCCACCCAAGAATGGCGTAATCATGGCTTTTATCCTGTTTTGAATGAACGCCTACAACGCGCAGACGCCAATATAGAAGCGGGAGTAATGGCGCAGTTGTTAATTCAAAAAGAAGAGTTTCCGCTTCCGCAAGATGTCATTTTAGATGATGACGATTTTGATTTTAGCCTCGACCGCGCCTTTGTCTGTCCCACTTCAGATTCTATTCAAGCCTATAAAGAAGAATACCCGCTCGCCGGAATGCCTTATGGCATGCCCGCGCTTGCGAATGACGAACAACAAACCTTGCTTGCATGGCTACGCCAAGGGGCAAGCATGTCAGAGCCTGTGCCTCTCACCAAAGCGCAACTTGAAGATGTGGCTAAATGGGAGACGTATTTCAACCAAGATAGTCTAAAGCGTCAAATTACTAGTCGCTATATTTACGAGCATCTGTTTCTTTCACATATCTACTTCTCTGAGCATGAACAGACACGCTTCTTTAGTCTAGTGCGCTCGGCAACGCCTCCCGGTGAACCGGTAAAACGTATTGCGACGCGCCGACCTTATGGCGATCCACAGGTTGCACGTGTCTACTACCGCTTAATTGCAGAGCGCGAAACCATTGTCGACAAAACCCACATGCCATACGCGCTAAACCAAGAGCGCATGCAAAAGTGGCTAACATGGTTTGATAAAGCCGATTACACCATCAAAAAACTGCCAAGTTACGACATTGAAGTAGCATCTAACCCCATTCTTGCCTTTGCGGATATTCCTGTCGATTCTCGCTACAACTTCCTTTTAGACGAAGCGCAAAACACCATAATGGCCTTTATTAAAGGGCCTGTTTGTCGCGGACAATTGGCCCTAAACGTAATTAATGACCACTTCTGGGTATTCTTTACCAACCCAGGTCGCATGGACAACAAAGTGGCGACTGATTTCCTTAGATCTCAAGCCGAAAACATGGCATTGCCGGGGCAATTAGACAGCAATACCACACCTCTGTTTAACTGGGTTAAATTCTCTAAATCTCAGTCTATCTATCTGACAGAAAAGATGAACTTCATGAATGACCATTTTAAAAATGGCGAGCATCTAGACATCGATGTCATTTGGAATGGCGACGGCGCCAACCCTAACGCAGCCCTAACAATTTTCCGCCATTTTGACAGCGCAACAGTGGCAAAAGGCTTAGTCGGCAATCAACCCAAAACCGCTTGGGTTATCGACTATTCATTGTTAGAGCGTATTCATTACTTGCTCGTGGCAGGCTTTGATATTTACGGTAACTTCGGCCACCAGCTCATTACTCGTATGTATATGGATTTACTGAGAATTGAAGGGGAAACCAATTTTATCGCACTGCTGCCAAAAGAGTCTCGCCACGATATTTTATCCAGTTGGTATGAAGGACAATCTATTGAATTTACTGATTACCTAACGCGTAACGCCAAACCTTTTGATCAAGAATCAGGCATAGAATATCGCACCAATGACCCTAAGACAGAGCTACTGACACTGCTGACTGAACATGTTTCGGCAATCCTTGAGCCGCGCTATGAAATCGCCAATACACCGCTCAAGCGAGAAAGTGAGTTGTTATTACAGCAAATCAACAGCCTAGTAGGTGGAGGCATCGAAAACTTTCCACAATTGATGACCATCAACATAGAAGCAGATAACGGGCAACAGCACGTATTTACCTTAGTGCACAGCAACGCGCACACCAATATCTCCAGCTTATTTGCCGAAGAAGACAACCGTAAACCCGAAGAAGACACTCTCACCTTAGTAAACGGTATTTTGGGCAGTTATCCAGCGGCTTTCTTGACTCTGCAAGAGCGAGAGATCCCTGAGTTACTAAAACGCATTCGAGAAGTGGATGACGATGATAACTATGAAGAACTGCTGGATCGTTTCGCTATTCGCCGTACCGATCTTAGGTTTTGGCCATTTAGCGACAAGATTCATGAGTGGTATGCCAAAGATCAACCGATAGAAAACGGCCTACTTGACTACAACCGTTTTGAAAATAGATAA
- a CDS encoding ATP-grasp domain-containing protein, translated as MKPIYILHENAEWVAPLHEAFKKLNVSAKEWFVNEGHIEFDCAPEDAIYYNRMSASSHTRGHRYAPELTRVIDKWLGLHDVTVVNGSGVIDLEVCKISQYAALQKAGIATPKTQAVVGSDLIVAAAEKFNTWPLIIKPNRGGKGLGVEKFNSLDDVKLGLRRLKADAPLDGIWLLQEYVKSTQPYIIRCEYVGGKFLYAVKVSTEGGFELCPADGCSIEDAFCPAFADSKPADSQEKDKFEITTALDDSPLIELHEKFLANNHIDIAGIEVISDENGNWYSYDVNTNTNYNSKAEIKGGVAKSGMQAIAEYLVQLADNTNRTK; from the coding sequence ATGAAACCAATCTATATTTTACATGAGAACGCAGAATGGGTTGCTCCACTTCATGAAGCCTTTAAAAAGCTAAATGTCTCCGCCAAAGAGTGGTTCGTCAATGAAGGTCATATCGAGTTTGATTGCGCTCCAGAAGATGCCATTTACTACAACCGCATGAGCGCCTCTTCACATACCCGCGGGCACCGTTATGCGCCTGAACTGACTCGCGTTATTGATAAATGGCTTGGTTTGCACGACGTGACTGTGGTCAACGGCAGTGGCGTTATCGATTTAGAAGTGTGTAAGATTTCACAATACGCTGCCTTACAAAAAGCCGGCATTGCAACGCCAAAAACTCAAGCGGTAGTAGGTAGCGATTTAATCGTTGCCGCTGCAGAAAAATTCAACACTTGGCCTCTGATCATCAAACCAAACCGTGGTGGTAAAGGGCTTGGAGTTGAAAAATTCAACAGCCTTGATGATGTAAAACTCGGTCTTAGACGACTCAAAGCCGACGCACCTCTTGATGGTATTTGGTTACTGCAAGAATACGTAAAATCAACTCAGCCTTACATCATCCGTTGTGAATATGTCGGTGGTAAGTTCTTATACGCAGTTAAAGTCTCAACCGAAGGTGGATTTGAGCTCTGCCCTGCGGATGGTTGCTCTATTGAGGATGCTTTCTGTCCAGCATTTGCAGACAGTAAGCCTGCTGACAGCCAAGAAAAAGATAAGTTTGAAATCACCACAGCTCTGGATGATTCACCGTTGATAGAGCTGCATGAAAAGTTCTTAGCCAATAATCACATTGATATTGCAGGCATCGAAGTAATCAGTGATGAAAACGGCAACTGGTATTCTTATGATGTGAATACCAACACCAACTATAACTCAAAAGCCGAAATTAAAGGTGGCGTCGCAAAATCTGGCATGCAAGCTATCGCTGAATATCTGGTGCAGTTAGCAGATAATACCAACCGTACTAAATAA
- a CDS encoding bactofilin family protein, with product MGLFGQSNGKPSKHSATTLIAKGCQVEGVFKLESDMHVDGVVIGQVSVEQALMVTQSGRVTGDIFAGKVIVNGIIEGTCHATSVEILENGQVKGTIFTDDLSIERGGKFNGDIKPAEKEQVVELASKEKKAEPIKASKASNS from the coding sequence ATGGGATTGTTTGGTCAAAGTAACGGTAAACCTAGTAAACATTCAGCTACCACGCTTATCGCGAAAGGCTGCCAAGTTGAAGGTGTGTTTAAACTAGAAAGTGATATGCATGTCGATGGCGTTGTCATTGGGCAAGTTAGCGTAGAGCAAGCACTTATGGTCACTCAATCTGGACGAGTTACGGGTGATATCTTTGCCGGTAAAGTGATCGTCAATGGCATTATTGAAGGCACTTGTCACGCTACCTCAGTAGAGATCTTAGAAAATGGTCAGGTGAAAGGCACAATTTTTACCGATGACTTGAGCATTGAGCGTGGCGGTAAGTTTAATGGTGACATTAAACCGGCTGAAAAAGAGCAAGTGGTAGAGCTTGCATCAAAAGAGAAAAAAGCTGAGCCGATCAAAGCTAGCAAAGCATCAAATAGCTAA
- a CDS encoding HAD family hydrolase encodes MTFKAVIFDMDGLLLDTERVCLQAFEKACHTLGIEFLEPEYLAIIGQNEQGIERTIRAGYPKDIDYPKLRKQWMQYYHAVSEHQAIPVKEGVVELLQWLKSKQIPMAVATSTDKRLAPIKLKLAGLYDYFDSLTCGCEVTCGKPDPEIYLLAAKRLNIDPMYCLGFEDSNNGVRAGVAANLQMVQIPDLVTPTDEVIALGHRILPSLNEVLRELKHSS; translated from the coding sequence ATGACGTTTAAAGCAGTAATTTTTGATATGGATGGGCTGTTGTTAGATACAGAGCGCGTTTGTTTACAAGCCTTTGAAAAAGCCTGCCATACCTTAGGTATCGAGTTTTTAGAACCGGAATACTTAGCCATTATTGGGCAAAATGAGCAAGGGATTGAGCGCACTATTCGAGCGGGATACCCCAAGGATATTGATTATCCTAAGCTGCGCAAACAGTGGATGCAGTATTATCATGCTGTGTCAGAGCATCAAGCTATTCCGGTGAAAGAGGGAGTTGTTGAGCTTCTACAGTGGCTTAAAAGTAAACAGATCCCAATGGCTGTTGCCACTTCGACCGATAAGCGCCTCGCCCCAATCAAACTTAAACTGGCCGGTCTGTATGATTATTTTGATAGCCTGACTTGCGGCTGTGAAGTGACGTGTGGCAAACCCGACCCTGAAATTTATTTATTAGCGGCTAAGCGACTGAATATTGATCCTATGTATTGTTTAGGGTTTGAAGATTCAAATAACGGCGTAAGAGCCGGAGTTGCGGCAAACTTACAGATGGTACAAATTCCTGATCTAGTGACCCCAACCGATGAGGTCATCGCATTGGGGCATAGAATTTTACCGTCGTTAAATGAGGTGTTGCGAGAGTTAAAACACAGCTCGTAG
- a CDS encoding AraC family transcriptional regulator: MSSTAFNVPVLQTNYAKILVEVCTEYGIDLHKLLEESGLPADLFQAESDFIPSESIKRLLFLSSNQLGMTKFTEVIALAIKRRILPYILHQFKPYSTIGEALPHLNTIFTSDTPSSNVFFKQEHGQSWFCVNSAGKDRQYFQWAEVFAILYIIELISLLTRSRWQPDSIKIQGTETDIIQSILPTGCKLFIDQEYKAIRIPQHILAQPIYLASGSFSAKPAVVEWHTSFTDNVFEVLKPYVKEKDLSVEYAAQLLDYSVRTLQRKLKAEKTTFRQLKENLMLSVACELLEEGHSLTYVSSQLGYANLSHFSRAFKRVSGLTPKMYKDSVTGK, translated from the coding sequence ATGAGTTCGACTGCATTTAATGTGCCTGTGCTGCAGACTAATTACGCTAAGATTTTGGTGGAAGTGTGCACTGAATACGGCATTGATCTGCATAAATTATTGGAGGAATCTGGGCTACCCGCAGATTTATTTCAGGCTGAAAGTGACTTTATTCCCTCTGAATCCATTAAACGGCTCCTGTTTTTAAGTTCAAATCAGCTGGGTATGACCAAGTTTACTGAGGTGATTGCGCTGGCGATTAAACGCCGCATTCTTCCCTATATCCTGCATCAGTTTAAGCCGTACTCAACCATTGGTGAGGCGCTACCTCATTTGAATACGATTTTTACTAGCGATACCCCCAGTAGTAATGTGTTCTTTAAACAAGAGCACGGACAGAGTTGGTTTTGCGTCAATTCGGCAGGTAAAGACCGCCAGTATTTTCAGTGGGCAGAGGTGTTTGCCATTTTGTATATTATTGAGCTAATAAGCTTACTGACCCGCTCTCGCTGGCAACCTGACAGCATTAAAATTCAGGGCACAGAGACGGATATTATCCAGTCTATTTTGCCAACAGGATGCAAGCTCTTTATCGATCAAGAGTACAAAGCCATTCGCATTCCGCAGCATATCCTTGCACAGCCCATTTATCTTGCTTCAGGCTCATTTAGCGCCAAACCTGCGGTTGTGGAATGGCACACCAGTTTTACTGACAATGTGTTTGAGGTATTAAAGCCCTATGTAAAAGAGAAAGATCTCAGCGTTGAGTACGCGGCACAGTTACTCGATTACTCAGTTAGAACCTTGCAACGAAAATTAAAAGCTGAGAAAACCACATTTAGGCAACTAAAAGAAAACCTAATGCTGTCCGTTGCTTGTGAGCTATTGGAAGAGGGGCACTCCTTAACCTATGTTTCCAGTCAATTAGGTTATGCCAATTTGTCGCACTTCTCTCGTGCATTTAAGCGAGTGTCAGGCTTAACCCCAAAAATGTATAAAGACTCAGTGACGGGTAAGTGA
- a CDS encoding sensor domain-containing diguanylate cyclase, translating into MSDLLCSDSAKQKWKASLFSLLFILACLMIGLSATTEKTVSLNLEVLTAITLSLVTALIIYRLERHNHCKALTLSVADKMMGVLILDPSLKVEYVNKQLCHITGFTEKQLTNITFKELPFVQHTALFDTVVEKLRVSEHWSGDFSASNPSGEVFSCLLHAGKQLDKWGKTQRIVITFTDISHLKRAQQKLMTLAEKDPLTKHWNRRRFDSALSKLSNTVQQDPSFHACLIIVDIDYFKEINDRHGHDEGDRVLIEVANTLANNSRDSDLVCRIGGEEFAVLMPKTNMLDAIEAAHRLKASIYHNRDLNVTVSCGVSPVLEQELQTYREADQALYQAKRAGRNRVMSSACSTQI; encoded by the coding sequence ATGTCTGACTTACTTTGTAGCGACTCAGCAAAACAAAAATGGAAAGCAAGCTTATTTAGTCTGCTTTTCATTTTGGCTTGCTTGATGATTGGATTAAGCGCGACGACAGAAAAGACGGTAAGCCTTAACTTGGAGGTATTAACAGCCATTACACTTAGTCTAGTGACTGCGCTTATTATCTATCGCCTTGAACGCCACAATCACTGCAAAGCACTGACACTGTCTGTTGCGGATAAGATGATGGGAGTGCTCATTTTAGATCCATCGCTAAAAGTCGAATATGTAAACAAACAGCTTTGTCACATCACCGGCTTCACCGAAAAACAGCTCACCAATATCACATTTAAAGAACTGCCTTTTGTGCAGCACACCGCGCTATTTGACACTGTAGTGGAAAAATTACGGGTAAGTGAACATTGGAGCGGTGATTTCAGTGCCAGTAACCCGTCTGGTGAAGTATTTAGCTGTTTGCTCCATGCGGGTAAACAGCTTGATAAGTGGGGCAAGACTCAGCGCATTGTCATCACTTTCACTGATATCAGTCACCTAAAAAGAGCGCAGCAAAAACTAATGACCTTAGCGGAGAAAGACCCTCTGACTAAGCATTGGAATCGTCGTCGCTTTGATAGTGCACTTAGCAAGCTCAGTAATACAGTGCAACAAGATCCCTCGTTTCATGCATGCTTGATCATTGTTGATATCGATTATTTTAAAGAGATCAACGATCGGCATGGTCACGATGAAGGAGACAGAGTCTTGATTGAAGTTGCCAATACCTTAGCCAATAACAGCCGAGACAGTGATCTAGTGTGCCGAATTGGTGGGGAAGAATTTGCCGTGCTCATGCCCAAAACAAATATGCTTGATGCCATAGAAGCTGCGCATCGATTAAAAGCCAGTATTTATCACAACCGCGACCTAAATGTGACCGTCAGCTGCGGCGTATCTCCTGTGCTTGAACAAGAGCTACAAACCTATCGCGAAGCTGATCAAGCGCTCTACCAAGCCAAACGAGCAGGGCGAAATCGAGTCATGAGTTCAGCCTGTTCAACACAAATATGA
- a CDS encoding HD domain-containing phosphohydrolase: MTSKPIVLVVDDTPNNLDVLTGVLENDYQVRVAINGRLAINIAQMQPQPDIILLDIMMPEMDGYQVCQILKSQPNTAPIPVIFVTAKIAPEDEVKGLELGAVDYLTKPVTPAVALRRIKTQLALHDQQKALFEKVKEQTKKINEGKLETIQSLGRAAEFKDNETGMHVMRMSHYCYVLALAAGMTAEDAETLRDAAPMHDVGKIGIPDEVLLKPGKLNAEEWKIMQSHVNISVEILGQYSHSELLKVAIDVAQNHHEKWDGTGYPNQTAGTDIPLVGRIAAIADVFDALTSARPYKQAWSVEKAIELIRSEKGKHFDPMLVDLFIENLDEILRYKEQYQDQ; this comes from the coding sequence ATGACTTCCAAACCTATAGTGCTTGTGGTTGATGATACACCAAACAATTTGGATGTGCTGACTGGCGTACTGGAAAATGACTACCAAGTGCGCGTTGCGATCAACGGCCGACTGGCAATCAATATTGCGCAAATGCAGCCGCAGCCGGATATCATTTTACTCGATATTATGATGCCAGAGATGGATGGCTATCAGGTTTGCCAAATTCTCAAATCTCAACCTAATACAGCGCCCATTCCTGTTATTTTTGTCACCGCCAAAATTGCCCCAGAAGATGAAGTAAAAGGGTTAGAGCTAGGCGCTGTCGATTACCTAACTAAACCGGTCACACCTGCGGTTGCACTGCGCCGAATCAAAACTCAATTGGCACTGCACGATCAACAAAAAGCCTTGTTTGAAAAAGTAAAAGAGCAAACTAAAAAGATCAACGAAGGTAAATTAGAAACCATACAAAGCCTTGGCCGCGCCGCTGAATTTAAAGACAACGAAACGGGCATGCATGTGATGCGTATGAGCCATTATTGCTACGTACTGGCATTGGCGGCAGGTATGACAGCAGAAGATGCGGAAACCTTACGTGACGCCGCACCTATGCACGATGTAGGCAAAATTGGCATTCCAGATGAAGTGCTGTTAAAGCCCGGCAAGCTCAATGCCGAAGAGTGGAAGATCATGCAAAGCCACGTCAATATTAGCGTAGAAATTCTAGGGCAATACAGCCACTCTGAGCTACTTAAAGTGGCCATTGATGTGGCGCAAAACCACCATGAAAAATGGGACGGTACAGGTTACCCAAATCAAACCGCAGGCACTGACATCCCTCTAGTGGGTCGCATTGCCGCTATCGCCGACGTCTTTGATGCCCTCACCTCAGCCCGCCCATACAAGCAAGCGTGGAGCGTTGAAAAAGCCATCGAACTGATCCGCAGTGAAAAAGGCAAACATTTTGACCCTATGCTGGTGGATCTGTTCATCGAAAACCTTGATGAGATTTTGCGGTATAAAGAGCAGTATCAAGATCAGTAG